A genomic region of Ictidomys tridecemlineatus isolate mIctTri1 chromosome 10, mIctTri1.hap1, whole genome shotgun sequence contains the following coding sequences:
- the LOC101974098 gene encoding olfactory receptor 2B8, which yields MERANHSSFAGFTLLGFSSRPQLEAVLFLVILVFYFLSLLGNSTIMLLSLMDPRLHTPMYFFLSNLSFMDLCLTTCTVPQTLVNFRGKDKTISYGGCVAQLFIALGLGGVECVLLSVMAYDRYAAVCRPLHYMAVMHPQLCLRLVVTAWLTGFGNSVVQTAMTMTLPLCGKNQLDHFFCEVPVMLKLACTDTSINEAELFAVSVFFLVVPLSLILVSYGHIAHTVLRMKSAQGRRKAFGTCGSHLLVVIIFFGTLISMYLQPPSSYSQDVNKSIALFYTLVTPVLNPLIYTLRNKEVKGALRRLVRRTADSRES from the coding sequence ATGGAGAGAGCCAACCATAGCTCCTTTGCCGGCTTCACTCTCCTGGGCTTCTCCAGCAGGCCCCAGCTGGAGGCCGTGCTCTTCCTGGTCATCCTGGTCTTCTACTTCCTGAGTCTGCTAGGCAACAGCACAATCATGCTTCTGTCCCTCATGGATCCTcgcctccacacccccatgtacttcttcctctccaatctctcctttATGGATCTCTGCTTGACCACCTGCACTGTCCCTCAGACGCTGGTCAACTTCAGGGGCAAGGACAAGACCATCAGCTACGGTGGCTGCGTCGCCCAGCTGTTCATTGCCCTGGGCCTCGGGGGAGTGGAGTGCGTGCTCCTGTCTgtcatggcctatgaccgctatgcaGCTGTCTGCCGCCCACTGCACTACATGGCTGTCATGCACCCCCAGTTGTGCTTGCGGCTCGTGGTGACTGCCTGGCTGACGGGGTTTGGCAACTCCGTGGTGCAGACGGCGATGACCATGACGCTGCCCCTCTGTGGTAAGAACCAGCTGGACCATTTCTTCTGCGAAGTCCCAGTGATGCTGAAACTGGCCTGTACTGACACTTCCATCAACGAGGCTGAGCTCTTTGCCGTCAGTGTCTTCTTCTTGGTGGTGCCCCTGTCTCTCATCCTGGTGTCCTACGGCCACATTGCTCACACAGTCCTGAGGATGAAGTCGGCTCAGGGTAGGCGGAAGGCCTTTGGGACCTGTGGTTCGCACCTTCTGGTGGTGATCATTTTCTTTGGTACTCTCATTTCCATGTACCTCCAGCCACCCTCTAGTTACTCACAGGATGTGAACAAAAGCATAGCTCTCTTCTATACTCTGGTGACTCCTGTGCTGAACCCCCTCATCTACACTCTGAGGAACAAGGAAGTCAAGGGCGCACTGAGGAGACTGGTGAGGAGAACCGCTGACTCGAGAGAGAGTTAG